One genomic window of Aethina tumida isolate Nest 87 chromosome 3, icAetTumi1.1, whole genome shotgun sequence includes the following:
- the LOC109609058 gene encoding sphingomyelin phosphodiesterase, translating into MNVIWILAVLTTAYALDQTEILQNIRRITKNLLTSPYDDDDTTLNEIRFISNKTLKNEIICKSCDIIMDHIISYRRAGANKGSMKKCLKNLCVKYTDWGLIACDGYVEIEIDTILFIIDNKRNLTPARICAIHLQTNKCVDPDADKWTINIPPISDTIDDDEVTHVNESEAEASALKILHLTDIHYDPDYNPGSNAVCDEPLCCVSGTPNSTENAAGFWGDYHVCDMPWHSILDLTHRIRNEKYDLVYFTGDIISHRSWVTSKEKNTESIKLIYKLFNTTFPNTKVYPILGNHEPHPTDFYSPESLSRTKISTQWVFDLVAEEWAHWLPIDTKLTLQHGGFYTVLVKPGFRIIGINSNVCFISNLWLMYDDRDPNDQLQWLVNTLLVAEKNKEKVHLLSHIPPGELNCHIQWSNQFKRVIQRFSRTISAQFNGHTHFDEIRIFYDETKKDKVTNVAFNGGSFTTFVGLNPNYRVYSVNKDNLRVLDYDEYTYNLTEANLSRNTEPRWFKLYSFKQAYGLNSMDYNSMNTFVDILRRNMASLKEYYKNYIRDSDGMEECEEECLKKVFCSITAVETKDAIDC; encoded by the exons ATGAATGTCATATGGATTTTGGCAGTACTCACCACGGCATATGCTTTAGATCAGACag aaatcttacaaaatataagAAGAATTACCAAGAATCTGCTGACATCGCCATATGACGATGACGACACTACCCTGAACGAAATTCGCTTTATATCAAACAAGACattaaaaaacgaaattatttgCAAATCATGTGATATAATTATGGACCATATAATAAGCTACAGGCGAGCCGGAGCAAACAAAGGTTCTATGAAAAAATGCCTGAAAAATTTATGCGTCAAATATACAGATTGGGGACTCATAGCTTGCGATGGATACGTTGAAATAGAAATA gatacaattttgtttataattgacAACAAGCGAAACTTAACGCCAGCAAGGATTTGCGCGATTCACCTGCAAACGAACAAATGCGTCGATCCAGATGCTGACAAATGGACAATCAATATTCCACCAATAAGTGACACTATCGACGATGatgaa GTAACACACGTTAATGAATCAGAAGCTGAAGCTAGTGCACTTAAAATCCTCCATCTGACCGATATCCATTACGATCCTGACTACAATCCGGGAAGTAACGCAGTATGCGATGAACCTTTATGTTGCGTGTCAGGTACTCCGAACTCGACTGAAAACGCGGCAGGATTTTGGGGAGATTACCATGTTTGCGATATGCCCTGGCATTCTATTTTGGATTTAACGCACCGCATTAGAAATGAG AAATATGATTTAGTGTACTTTACTGGAGATATAATTAGTCATCGATCCTGGGTGACGAGCAAAGAAAAAAACACAGAATCAATCAAactgatttataaattattcaacacAACTTTTCCAAACACCAAGGTGTATCCAATCCTTGGTAATCATGAGCCCCATCCCACTGATTT CTATTCACCGGAAAGTCTCTCTCGTACAAAAATATCTACACAATGGGTTTTCGATTTGGTGGCTGAAGAATGGGCTCACTGGTTGCCTATTGATACTAAACTAACGTTGCAACACGGAggattttatacagttttggTCAAACCAGGATTTAGAATAATAGGGATAAATAGCAACGTTTGTTTCATTAGTAACTT GTGGTTAATGTATGATGATAGAGATCCTAATGATCAGCTTCAATGGCTAGTAAATACATTATTGGTGGCAGagaaaaataaggaaaaagtACATCTTCTTTCACATATTCCTCCTGGTGAATTGAACTGTCATATACAATGGAGCAATCAATTTAAAAGAGTAATTCaaag attttCAAGAACAATTTCAGCTCAGTTTAATGGTCATACTCATTTTGACGAAATTCgaattttttatgatgaaacaaaaaaagatAAAGTGACAAACGTTGCTTTTAATGGAGGAAGTTTTACAACGTTTGTTGGACTTAATCCCAATTACAGAGTCTATTCAGTTAATAAGGACAACCTA AGAGTATTAGATTATGATGAATACACATACAATTTAACCGAGGCTAATTTGTCAAGAAACACAGAACCGAggtggtttaaattatattccttTAAACAGGCGTATGGTTTGAATAGTATGGACTATAATAGTATGAACACGTTCGTTGATATATTAAGAAGAAATATGGCCTCCTTAAAGGAATATTACAA gAATTATATTCGAGATAGTGATGGGATGGAAGAATGTGAGGAGGAATGTCTGAAAAAGGTATTTTGCAGCATCACTGCTGTTGAAACAAAAGATGCAATTGACTgctga
- the LOC109609029 gene encoding sphingomyelin phosphodiesterase-like: protein MFLIILILVVIPNVQMQLSDDGHSYEEKLRQFEKDVATHLFKIPTFNPTPIKDLEKAIKDVMVDDFLKSTGDKVLCGTCMTVIWKIQNGILNLRFLLDVICNLYITMTTLTRTDFCSKFLDLHIDLLKRIVETSEILDPELACTVLLYNSDCFYEKEALSWSMETPAALKTQPLKLDDQYNDRPLKILYLTDFHVTMDYEPSGIADCGYPVCCKQNLGNSWIKKKDAGFWGDYRNCDTPYYMMEDTFQYINATFKDIDFIYFTGDIIDHTVWDTSIESNSRIIEYVYNQMSQAFPEKLILPVIGNHESTPVNVFAPKYITEEKYSQQWLYSLLGNLWSRWLPSQAVDTVKNFGYYSYLLNDRLKIIALHNNVCYMYNWWIFYDTRFMMDQLKWLADELVEAENKGQFVHIIGHVAPGNKECIQPWEKQFYSLVSRFRHIIKGQFFGHTHTDELKVYFEDDMKPFSVGFNGASLTPFAKFNPNFKVVTLNSSNYEVIDCDTYIFNLTEANLMPKTSPRWFKLYSLKQNYNLADLSPQTLGDLSLRLFQDNELIHQYFRYYVRDGDASLKDGCDSSCKNELACKVATTISLQSPVEHCNEM, encoded by the exons ATGttccttataattttaatattagttgttATTCCCAATGTGCAAATGCAATTAAGCGATGATGGACATTcatatgaagaaaaattac gtcAGTTTGAGAAAGATGTGGCCACCCATCTTTTTAAAATCCCTACCTTTAATCCGACACCGATTAAAGATTTGGAAAAAGCGATAAAAGATGTGATGGTAgacgattttttaaaatctacaggAGATAAAGTTTTGTGTGGTACTTGTATGACAGTAATTTGgaaaattcagaatggtattTTAAATCTTCGCTTTCTTTTGGATGTTATTTGCAATCTTTATATAACGATGACAACACTTACACGAACTGATTTCTGTTCGAAATTCTTGGATTTACacata GACTTACTTAAACGAATAGTTGAAACTAGTGAAATCTTGGACCCAGAACTTGCTTGTACGGTTCTTTTATACAATAGTGATTGCTTCTATGAAAAAGAAGCACTTAGTTGGTCCATGGAGACACCTGCTGCTTTAAAAACCCAACCTCTG aaattagatGATCAATATAACGATAGGCCGTTAAAGATATTATACCTAACAGATTTTCACGTAACGATGGATTATGAACCATCCGGGATTGCTGATTGCGGATATCCTGTTTGTTGCAAGCAGAATCTCGGCAACTCTTGGATTAAAAAGAAAGATGCGGGATTCTGGGGCGATTATAGAAACTGTGACACTCCTTATTATATGATGGAAGAtacttttcaatatataaatgcTACAttcaaa gatattgattttatatatttcactgGAGATATTATAGATCACACGGTTTGGGATACTTCTATCGAATCAAATTCTAGAATTATAGAGTACGTCTATAACCAAATGTCACAAGCTTTTcccgaaaaattaattttgcctGTCATCGGTAACCATGAGTCGACTCCAGTAAATgt atttgccccaaaatatattactgaagaaaaatattccCAACAATggttatattcattattaggAAATTTGTGGTCCCGGTGGCTTCCATCACAAGCAGTTGATACTGTAAAAAACTTCGGGTATTATTCCTACTTACTTAATgacagattaaaaataattgccctTCATAACAATGTATGTTATATGTACAACTG GTGGATCTTCTACGATACTCGATTTATGATGGATCAATTGAAATGGCTCGCTGATGAATTAGTGGAAGCTGAAAATAAAGGACAATTCGTCCACATAATTGGCCATGTTGCACCGGGAAATAAAGAATGTATCCAGCCTtgggaaaaacaattttattctctTGTTTCCAG ATTCAGACACATAATAAAAGGACAATTTTTCGGACATACTCACACAGATGAGTTAAAAGTGTATTTCGAAGACGATATGAAACCTTTCAGTGTTGGTTTTAATGGCGCAAGTCTGACACCATTTGCCAAGTTTAATCCCAATTTCAAAGTTGTAACATTAAATTCCAGTAATTAC GAAGTAATTGATTGTgacacatatatttttaatttaaccgaAGCAAATTTGATGCCCAAAACATCCCCAAGATGGTTTAAGTTATATtcattgaaacaaaattacaatttagcAGATTTATCACCACAAACCCTTGGTGACTTATCACTTAGACTATTTCAGGATAATGAACTAATACATCAGTACTTTAG atattacgTTAGAGATGGTGATGCATCTCTTAAAGATGGATGTGACAGCTCTTGTAAAAATGAATTGGCGTGTAAAGTTGCAACAACAATTTCTCTTCAATCTCCCGTAGAACATTGTAAtgaaatgtaa